The sequence cgataggtattgatgagaacaatacatttcagttaaaatttttattctagcatcaaaactgtaggaaccacagttttgggcggtttgtgggcgttagagtgggcgtggtactctactgaaacaaacttgcgctgcgtaagaagctcaggaatctgcacgccaaatctcaatagcctagctctcgtagtttccgagatctcagcgttcatccggacagacagacagacggacagacggacagacggacatggctagatcgactcggctagtgatcctgatcaagaatatatatacttcactttccgacgaatctagtatatccttttgctctacgagtaacgggtataaaaatgtcatcgTGTCTCAAGTTATGATTTTTGCAATTTGGACGTCGTGCTTTCGTTGAGCGCGCATAGTGACCACACATTGGCAAGAAAGTAAATAAGTGCAAAGTAAGTTTTGGTGGCGAAAAGACGCTTAGCGCGATGTAAAGTCGcgctttgttttattttgtgtaGTTGACATTGcacttaaaattaataattaaaaaacaaatcaaagaGAATCTTATATTAAGTATGAGACAAAACAATAATCGGGGCCAGGGTCAACGCGTTCTAGACAAGCGTCTGCTCTCTTTACAGCGAAGCAACGCTTACTTTTCATATGTATTAACAAAAGACACTAACGCTGAATCGAATTCCTCCAAAAACGATCGAACGCGAGCATTAGCCCCAACCCCGTTAGCTGAACTCAAGCCAATAGTGAGCGACAGAGCGCGTTCCCTCTCCCCGTCGGTGCTATCTTCGACTAACGCATGGTAAGCGATAAATCCGCTTCCCCCTCGACACACCTTCCCACACATCAATTGCCTACGTGCTTGGCTACGGTTACTAGCACAGTAACCTCACTAGTCACTGCAaccgcaacaacaacaacaactgcagCTGTATTAGGCGTGCTCATGACACCATCGTTGCCGAGTCGACGATTTTCACGAGCGCAACACTGACCAGCGCACTGCCGGCAAAAACAAGTTCGGGGGGTTTGAAATAATAAACTTAAAGCCAAAAAATTGTAGCCTTAGTTTGTTCGTCTGTGCCtgtttattttgatattaaaaacatatttttttaacaaatgagtGGAGGGATTTACTGGACAAtatgaaaacttttaaattacCTTAGACTTTGAACGATTAATGTTCCTTATTTCTTTCTTAATCGTTCTTcagttattaatttatttcgtTGTTTTAGGATGTGCTCGATGTACCAATTTCTCAAATTGTAAAGGCGCCCGTTTCACCTTCAAAGGCAAGTGTCCGGAAACAAAATCAAGTGCAAAGTAAAAAGAAACGGAGAAAAATGGAATCATCGGATGATGAAAACAGTGAGACGGAGAATGCATGagataaatattataaattggCTTACTTAAAAATGTCTTATCTAAACTCCAATAATATTA is a genomic window of Drosophila subpulchrella strain 33 F10 #4 breed RU33 unplaced genomic scaffold, RU_Dsub_v1.1 Primary Assembly Seq57, whole genome shotgun sequence containing:
- the LOC119562544 gene encoding nipped-B protein-like, whose amino-acid sequence is MMKTDVLDVPISQIVKAPVSPSKASVRKQNQVQSKKKRRKMESSDDENSETENA